In Salvelinus alpinus chromosome 20, SLU_Salpinus.1, whole genome shotgun sequence, a genomic segment contains:
- the sgo2 gene encoding uncharacterized protein sgo2, whose protein sequence is MNMSAEGRTLLSTMLPGKKSMPSKAAKHNSLAVASKIKTKILNTSSFFKVSLKTNNKALALALVAQRERSRQLEVEAVRLRKQVESLTFDLAIRRFKHKQLIIILKDFQHNTLDNLERAVDLFSDENDAPEVSEDHNKPPPDKKEEHDQMERVAVQIPLIIAEQSRDLVSPSKQTSTSQQVVVNDRRTTSTKSFGTQSRSSESNASKDSINKMEQQVDNTLKSTQKRTSRQSSSLKDEVEKWSKIYFDTGLDPIPAVLPSVVSTTHILQPSGTDKVVHHPNSLKMETTLALAIKTTVGEAEKTTINDTEMEITIGDSAAEIVTVETKPKKAGGPKKLKVPKTKIPCLLVKVGNKNSGPTRVVENLEVKSSAVNVELPTAIQKVFYATPLHTDNPTADGVDVEHREEDFIENSASEIESLVACRKTYVTSRITKHKKPTRESHKTTQDFPKPFDPRTTFGVLLQSKSHRSVSPDPFEDDFFDDPEAQKSVFKLAGSNPLVIDATEDKVTKTKGHKTFVISNFVISNEPTSRKSQKKSKERRKTKAQPVMVDHELHIEAEKDRFLLPQSLIEEESHSPEGCTAYVDMDATLHEYRESHSSSSASRPRSTTRSSKRPTRVKGRGMFVVSVNRDSSLVNSTILDDAWAEKLACSPTTGYDSVAEEEKETEHLTGPHPDHCLAAGRKTTDSGIEETHASSKRPWLATEEPARNSEGQESLCVEEEMPPWDIGDPISVAAEQKPKKARRVETAKSRMKTDSQKGYCLAPVKERKKKTKSSSTKGLVPGGAGYILSSETLDSQSSIGVRTAAQNAEVQPVADPTFLHVITHSATAEESCETHERLSSLEVLSPDFKVSSFKPRSNHGPKPRCRATFVIPNSFSDSTRNRKHHIVPDSLSQDDGDTNSRTSNVSLSTVETNTEVPDSGEGVRQSLRELLMDQRPPWESSVDVSCSNGTGFDTPASSPKRVASSAHKVAVYKESAEVMAERSPVAERALKPLTNTNWTDDEDTGRARRRGAAVSYKLPPINCKMRRGDKFSDTKYLSSPIFKAKKKKRRQQKNTHKPDSLENIHSVN, encoded by the exons ATGAACATGTCAGCTGAGGGAAGGACCCTCCTCTCAACTATGTTACCAGGGAAGAAATCTATGCCCTCGAAGGCTGCTAAACATAACTCACTAGCAGTGGCATCGAAGATAAAGACCAAGATTCTCA ACACATCCTCGTTCTTCAAGGTCTCCCTGAAGACTAACAACAAGGCTCTGGCTCTGGCCTTGgtggctcagagggagagaagcagACAGCTTGAAGTGGAAGCTGTGCGCCTACGGAAACAAGTGGAGTCTCTGACTTTTGACCTGGCTATTCGCAGATTCAAGCACAAACAACTG ATTATAATCTTGAAAGACTTTCAACACAACACTTTGGATAACTTGGAAAGGGCTGTGGACCTCTTCTCTGATGAAAAT GATGCCCCTGAAGTATCTGAAGACCATAATAAGCCACCCCCCGATAAAAAAGAGGAACATGATCAGATGgagag GGTTGCGGTTCAGATACCTCTTATCATAGCAGAGCAGTCCAGGGATTTGGTGTCCCCTTCAAAACAGACCAGCACGAGCCAACAGGTTGTAGTAAATGACAGAAGAACCACGTCCACAAAATCTTTTGGGACCCAAAGTAGGTCATCAGAGTCCAATGCCAGTAAAG ACAGCATTAATAAGATGGAGCAACAGGTGGACAATACTTTGAAATCGACCCAAAAGAGAACATCCCGACAATCCAGTAGCCTAAAAGATGAGGTGGAAAAGTGGTCAAAGATTTATTTTGACACTGGACTTGACCCTATCCCAGCAGTCTTGCCTTCTGTTGTCTCCACAACTCATATTCTACAGCCCTCTGGTACTGATAAAGTTGTGCACCATCCAAACAGCTTAAAGATGGAGACCACATTGGCGCTTGCAATAAAGACCACTGTCGGGGAAGCAGAGAAGACCACCATCAATGACACAGAGATGGAGATAACTATTGGGGACAGCGCTGCTGAAATCGTTACAGTGGAGACCAAGCCCAAGAAAGCTGGTGGACCGAAGAAACTGAAGGTGCCAAAGACAAAAATCCCTTGTCTATTAGTGAAGGTTGGAAATAAGAACAGTGGGCCAACACGTGTTGTTGAGAATCTAGAGGTGAAGAGCTCTGCTGTAAACGTGGAGCTGCCGACAGCGATACAAAAGGTGTTTTACGCAACACCACTACACACAGACAACCCTACAGCGGATGGTGTGGATGTAGAACACAGAGAAGAGGACTTCATAGAGAACTCAGCCAGTGAGATAGAATCCCTTGTTGCCTGCAGAAAGACTTATGTCACCTCTCGCATCACCAAACACAAAAAACCTACCCGAGAATCCCATAAAACAACACAAGATTTTCCAAAACCGTTTGACCCAAGAACAACTTTTGGAGTGCTTCTCCAATCCAAATCCCATCGAAGTGTATCACCTGACCCATTTGAAGATGACTTTTTCGATGACCCTGAAGCTCAGAAGTCTGTATTTAAACTAGCCGGGTCAAACCCATTGGTCATAGATGCCACAGAGGACAAAGTCACTAAAACTAAAGGTCACAAGACTTTTGTGATTTCTAATTTTGTGATTTCTAATGAGCCTACATCTAGAAAGAGCCAGAAGAAATCCAAAGAACGCAGGAAGACTAAAGCACAGCCTGTCATGGTGGACCATGAATTACATATTGAAGCAGAAAAGGATCGATTCCTTCTGCCTCAATCTCTCATTGAAGAGGAGTCTCATTCTCCTGAAGGGTGCACAGCCTATGTAGACATGGATGCCACCCTGCATGAATACAGGGAATCACACAGCTCTTCCAGTGCTTCCAGACCTCGGTCCACTACACGGAGCAGTAAGAGACCCACCAGAGTGAAAGGCAGAGGGATGTTTGTGGTCTCGGTGAACAGGGACAGCTCCTTGGTGAACAGTACAATATTAGATGATGCTTGGGCTGAAAAGCTGGCGTGCAGTCCTACTACAGGGTATGACTCTGTTGCAGAAGAAGAGAAAGAAACGGAGCATCTGACTGGTCCTCACCCAGATCACTGTCTAGCTGCTGGGCGCAAGACTACAGACTCTGGGATTGAAGAAACTCATGCCTCCTCTAAACGTCCATGGCTTGCTACCGAGGAACCTGCAAGGAATTCAGAGGGCCAAGAAAGCTTATGTGTTGAGGAAGAAATGCCCCCATGGGACATCGGTGACCCCATTTCAGTTGCTGCAGAGCAAAAGCCCAAGAAAGCCAGGAGAGTAGAGACTGCAAAATCAAGGATGAAGACTGATTCACAGAAGGGTTACTGTCTTGCCCCTGTGAAGGAAAGGAAAAAAAAGACTAAAAGTAGCAGCACTAAAGGATTGGTGCCTGGGGGTGCAGGTTATATTTTGTCTAGTGAGACTCTGGATAGCCAGAGTAGTATAGGTGTACGCACTGCAGCACAAAATGCAGAAGTACAGCCTGTGGCGGATCCAACATTTTTGCACGTCATCACACACTCTGCCACCGCTGAGGAGAGCTGTGAAACTCATGAACGTTTGTCTTCACTTGAGGTCCTGAGTCCAGACTTCAAAGTCAGCAGCTTCAAGCCCCGGTCCAACCATGGCCCTAAACCGAGATGTAGAGCCACTTTTGTCATACCCAATAGTTTTAGCGATTCCACCAGAAACAGGAAGCACCACATTGTTCCTGACTCCTTGTCCCAGGATGATGGTGACACAAACAGCAGGACATCTAATGTGTCATTATCAACTGTTGAGACCAACACAGAAGTTCCTGACAGTGGTGAGGGAGTACGTCAGAGCCTGAGGGAGCTGCTCATGGACCAGAGGCCTCCATGGGAGTCCTCCGTGGATGTCAGCTGTTCAAATGGAACTGGATTTGACACTCCAGCCTCAAGCCCTAAAAGGGTTGCTTCTTCTGCTCACAAGGTTGCTGTATATAAAGAGTCGGCTGAGGTTATGGCTGAAAGATCTCCAG TAGCAGAAAGAGCCCTGAAGCCACTAACCAACACCAACTGGACGGATGATGAAGACACAGGACGGGCCAGGCGACGGGGAGCTGCCGTTAGCTACAAGTTGCCACCCATCAACTG CAAAATGAGACGTGGAGATAAGTTCTCAGACACCAAGTACCTGAGTTCTCCCATTTTTAAAGCGAAGAAGAAGAAAAGACGACAACAGAAGAACACACATAAACCTGACAGTTTGGAGAACATACATTCAGTTAATTGA